The following coding sequences lie in one Eriocheir sinensis breed Jianghai 21 chromosome 19, ASM2467909v1, whole genome shotgun sequence genomic window:
- the LOC127000946 gene encoding LOW QUALITY PROTEIN: cuticle protein 19.8-like (The sequence of the model RefSeq protein was modified relative to this genomic sequence to represent the inferred CDS: inserted 1 base in 1 codon), protein MSLKIVLLSALVAAALARPDNTPPSYGAPAPSYHAPAPSYHAPAPESPPKYDFNYAVNDDYSGNNYNAQETRDGYNTQGTYYVQLPDGRLQKVTYYVDGDSGYVAEVTYEGEAQYPAQSYGAPAPSYGKPAPSYGTPAPSYGTPAPSYGTPAPSYGTPAPSYGTPAPSYGTPAPSYGAPSHPMEXPAPSYGTPAPYRPAYQFLLLHQLSSSSATGNMSLKVVLLSALVATALARPDSPPASYGAPAPSYRAPAPSYHAPSPDSPPRYDFNYAVKDDYSGNNYNAQETRDGYNTQGTYYVQLPDGRIQKVTYYVDGDSGYVAEVTYEGEAQYPAQSYGKPAPSYGKPAPSYGTPVPSYQ, encoded by the exons ATGTCTCTCAAG atcGTCTTGCTGTCCGCCCTCGTGGCCGCCGCCCTCGCCCGTCCCGACAACACTCCACCGTCCTATGGCGCTCCAGCCCCCTCCTACCACGCTCCCGCGCCCTCCTACCACGCCCCCGCTCCCGAG TCGCCGCCCAAGTACGACTTCAACTACGCCGTGAACGACGACTACTCCGGCAACAACTACAACGCCCAGGAGACCCGCGACGGCTACAACACCCAGGGCACCTACTACGTGCAGCTGCCCGACGGCCGCCTCCAGAAGGTCACCTACTACGTGGATGGCGACTCCGGCTACGTGGCCGAGGTCACCTACGAGGGTGAGGCCCAGTACCCCGCGCAGAGCTACGGAGCCCCCGCCCCGTCCTACGGCAAGCCCGCCCCATCCTACGGTACCCCTGCCCCATCCTACGGCACCCCCGCCCCATCCTACGGCACCCCAGCACCATCTTATGGGACCCCTGCCCCGTCCTACGGTACCCCCGCCCCGTCCTATGGCACCCCCGCGCCATCTTATGGTGCCCCATCCCATCCTATGG CCCCGGCGCCATCCTACGGCACCCCCGCCCCCTACAGGCCAGCCTACCA gttcctcctccttcatcagttGAGCTCATCATCAGCTACAGGAAACATGTCTCTCAAG gTTGTTCTGCTGTCCGCCCTCGTGGCCACCGCTCTCGCCCGTCCCGACAGCCCCCCAGCTTCCTACGGTGCACCCGCCCCCTCCTACCGCGCCCCTGCGCCCTCCTACCACGCCCCTTCCCCCGAC TCGCCGCCCAGATATGACTTCAACTACGCCGTGAAGGACGACTATTCCGGCAACAACTACAACGCCCAGGAGACCCGCGACGGCTACAACACCCAGGGCACCTACTACGTGCAGCTGCCCGACGGCCGCATTCAGAAAGTCACCTACTACGTTGACGGCGACTCTGGCTACGTAGCCGAGGTCACCTACGAGGGTGAGGCCCAGTACCCCGCGCAGAGCTACGGAAAGCCCGCCCCATCCTACGGCAAGCCCGCCCCATCCTATGGCACCCCCGTCCCCTCCTACCAGTAA
- the LOC127000525 gene encoding uncharacterized protein LOC127000525 isoform X2: protein MSLKIVLLSALVAAALARPDSTPPSYGAPAPSYHAPAPSYHAPAPESPPKYDFNYAVNDDYSGNNYNAQETRDGYNTQGTYYVQLPDGRLQKVTYYVDGDSGYVAEVTYEGEAQYPAQSYGAPAPSYGKPAPSYGTPAPSYGTPAPSYGTPAPSYGTPAPSYGTPAPSYGTPAPSYGTPAPSYGTPAPSYGTPAPYRPAYQ from the exons atcGTCTTGCTGTCCGCCCTCGTGGCCGCCGCCCTCGCCCGTCCCGACAGCACTCCACCGTCCTATGGCGCTCCAGCCCCCTCCTACCACGCTCCCGCGCCCTCCTACCACGCCCCCGCTCCCGAG TCGCCGCCCAAGTACGACTTCAACTACGCCGTGAACGACGACTACTCCGGCAACAACTACAACGCCCAGGAGACCCGCGACGGCTACAACACCCAGGGCACCTACTACGTGCAGCTGCCCGACGGCCGCCTCCAGAAGGTCACCTACTACGTGGATGGCGACTCCGGCTACGTGGCCGAGGTCACCTACGAGGGTGAGGCCCAGTACCCCGCGCAGAGCTACGGAGCCCCCGCCCCGTCCTACGGCAAGCCCGCCCCATCCTACGGTACCCCTGCCCCATCCTACGGCACCCCCGCCCCATCCTACGGCACCCCAGCCCCATCTTATGGGACACCCGCCCCGTCTTACGGTACCCCCGCCCCGTCCTATGGCACCCCCGCGCCATCTTATGGTACCCCCGCCCCATCCTATGGAACCCCGGCGCCATCCTACGGCACCCCCGCCCCCTACAGGCCAGCCTACCAGTGA